In a single window of the Micromonospora inositola genome:
- a CDS encoding acyl-CoA dehydrogenase family protein translates to MSPLDLLDIDASLSEEERQIRAVVRQLVEDRVRPHVAGWYEDGQVPARELAREFGKLGLLGMHLTGYGCAGASAVAYGLACLELEAGDSGVRSLVSVQGSLAMYAIWRFGSEEQKQRWLPAMAAGEAIGCFGLTEPDHGSDPASMATRARRDGDDWILSGAKMWITNAPIADVGVIWARTDEGVRGFAVPMDTPGVTAREIRHKMSLRASLTGEIALDDVRLPADARLPEAIGLKAPLSCLTEARHGIVWGALGAARDCLEAALSYATTRTQFGRPLAGFQLTQAKLADMAVEWNKGLLLALHLGRLADAGKLRPEQVSVGKLNNVREALAIARECRTILGANGVSGEYPVMRHANNLESVLTYEGTSEIHQLVIGQRLTGLSAFA, encoded by the coding sequence ATGAGCCCTCTCGACCTGCTGGACATCGACGCGTCGCTCAGCGAGGAGGAGCGGCAGATCCGGGCCGTCGTGCGCCAGCTCGTCGAAGACCGGGTACGCCCGCACGTCGCCGGCTGGTACGAGGACGGCCAGGTGCCCGCCCGCGAACTGGCCCGGGAGTTCGGCAAGCTCGGTTTGCTCGGCATGCACCTGACCGGGTACGGCTGCGCCGGCGCCTCCGCCGTCGCGTACGGGCTGGCCTGCCTGGAGCTGGAGGCCGGTGACTCCGGCGTCCGCTCGCTGGTCTCGGTGCAGGGTTCGCTGGCCATGTACGCCATCTGGCGGTTCGGCAGCGAGGAGCAGAAGCAGCGCTGGTTGCCCGCGATGGCGGCGGGCGAGGCGATCGGCTGCTTCGGCCTGACCGAGCCGGACCACGGCTCCGACCCGGCGTCGATGGCCACCCGGGCCCGCCGCGACGGCGACGACTGGATCCTGTCCGGCGCCAAGATGTGGATCACCAACGCGCCGATCGCCGACGTCGGGGTGATCTGGGCGCGCACCGACGAGGGCGTGCGCGGTTTCGCCGTACCGATGGACACGCCCGGGGTGACGGCGCGGGAGATCCGGCACAAGATGTCGCTGCGCGCGTCGCTGACCGGCGAGATCGCCCTCGACGATGTCCGGCTGCCCGCGGACGCCCGGCTGCCCGAGGCGATCGGGCTCAAGGCGCCGCTGAGCTGCCTGACCGAGGCCCGGCACGGCATCGTCTGGGGTGCGCTCGGCGCGGCCCGCGACTGCCTGGAGGCGGCCCTGTCGTACGCGACCACCCGGACCCAGTTCGGCCGGCCGCTGGCCGGCTTCCAGCTCACCCAGGCCAAGCTCGCCGACATGGCGGTCGAGTGGAACAAGGGCCTGCTGCTCGCGCTGCACCTGGGCCGGCTCGCCGACGCCGGGAAGCTGCGCCCCGAGCAGGTCAGCGTCGGCAAGCTGAACAACGTGCGGGAGGCGCTGGCGATCGCCCGGGAGTGCCGGACGATCCTCGGCGCGAACGGCGTCTCCGGCGAGTACCCGGTGATGCGGCACGCCAACAACCTGGAGAGCGTGCTGACCTACGAGGGCACCTCGGAGATCCACCAGCTGGTCATCGGGCAGCGGCTGACCGGACTGTCCGCGTTCGCCTGA
- a CDS encoding type II toxin-antitoxin system VapB family antitoxin, which produces MIFRAVRDGRPYPEHNLTLKQWAEIPPRPLRLDQLITTKRELALDKLLAEDSTFYGDLFPHVVQWNGGLYLEDGLHRALRAALQQRNQIHARVLVLSGQAE; this is translated from the coding sequence GTGATCTTCAGAGCGGTCCGGGACGGACGTCCCTACCCGGAGCACAACCTCACGCTCAAGCAGTGGGCGGAGATCCCGCCGCGCCCGCTGCGGCTCGACCAGCTCATCACCACCAAGCGGGAGCTGGCGCTGGACAAGCTCCTCGCCGAGGACTCGACCTTCTACGGCGATCTCTTTCCGCACGTCGTGCAGTGGAACGGCGGCCTCTACCTGGAGGACGGCCTGCACCGGGCGCTGCGCGCGGCGCTCCAGCAGCGCAACCAGATCCACGCCCGGGTGCTGGTGCTCAGCGGTCAGGCCGAGTGA
- a CDS encoding nitroreductase family protein has translation MEFAEVVRRRRMVRNYDPDRPVPPDVVDRLLDHAVRAPSAGFAQGWGFLVLETPEDRERFWTAATPGGGGRERWLAGMRRAPLIVVPHANRSAYLERYAEPDKGWADRSAERWPVPYWYVDTGFAALLMLLTAVDEGLGACFFGIPPQRLDAYREAFGVPAEYQPIGAVTVGYPAPDHRSPSLRRGRRPVGEVVRRGRWS, from the coding sequence ATGGAGTTCGCCGAGGTGGTCCGGCGCCGCCGGATGGTGCGCAACTACGACCCGGACCGCCCGGTCCCGCCCGACGTGGTGGACCGGCTGCTGGACCACGCGGTGCGGGCGCCGTCGGCGGGCTTCGCGCAGGGCTGGGGCTTCCTGGTGCTGGAGACGCCGGAGGACCGGGAGCGGTTCTGGACGGCGGCCACCCCGGGCGGCGGGGGCCGGGAACGCTGGCTCGCCGGGATGCGCCGGGCGCCGCTGATCGTGGTGCCGCACGCGAACCGCTCGGCGTACCTGGAGCGGTACGCCGAGCCGGACAAGGGCTGGGCGGACCGCTCGGCCGAGCGGTGGCCGGTGCCCTACTGGTACGTCGACACCGGCTTCGCCGCCCTGCTGATGCTGCTCACCGCGGTGGACGAGGGGCTGGGCGCATGCTTCTTCGGCATCCCGCCGCAGCGGCTCGACGCCTACCGGGAGGCGTTCGGGGTGCCCGCCGAGTACCAGCCGATCGGCGCGGTGACGGTGGGTTACCCGGCGCCCGACCACCGGTCGCCGTCGCTGCGCCGGGGCCGGCGCCCGGTCGGTGAGGTGGTTCGCCGGGGTCGGTGGAGTTGA
- a CDS encoding aldose 1-epimerase family protein, with the protein MEHAANRSPSGAQWTIAADGHEAVLVEVGGGLRAYRHDGVDYVDGYAADELCPGAAGQVLAPWPNRIRDGAYTFGERSLQLDLSDPARHNAMHGLVNWVSWHLVEQSADAVTVGYDLPPSPGYPWPLRLRTRWSVGPAGLRVEHEATNLGGEPCPFGYSMHPYLRLPGVPVNELTLRVPGRTRVLLDGRLLPIAATPVAGTEYDFTEPRAIGGAVLDVAFGDIVRDDDGGSAVTLAAPDGSAAVHVWADREFGWWQVFTGDTLSGERHRRSVAVEPMTCPADAFRSGKDVIVLKPGQTWRGAWGVRPGV; encoded by the coding sequence ATGGAGCACGCCGCGAACCGGTCACCGTCCGGTGCACAGTGGACAATTGCCGCCGACGGCCACGAGGCGGTCCTCGTCGAGGTGGGCGGTGGGCTGCGGGCGTACCGGCACGACGGGGTGGACTACGTCGACGGGTACGCGGCGGACGAGCTCTGCCCCGGCGCGGCCGGGCAGGTGCTGGCGCCCTGGCCGAACCGGATCCGGGACGGGGCGTACACCTTCGGCGAGCGGTCGTTGCAGCTCGACCTCAGCGATCCGGCCCGGCACAACGCCATGCACGGCCTGGTCAACTGGGTCTCCTGGCACCTGGTCGAGCAGTCCGCGGACGCGGTGACGGTCGGCTACGACCTGCCGCCGAGCCCGGGCTACCCGTGGCCGCTGCGGCTGCGCACCCGGTGGAGCGTGGGCCCGGCGGGGCTGCGGGTGGAGCACGAGGCCACCAACCTCGGCGGCGAGCCCTGCCCGTTCGGCTACTCCATGCACCCCTACCTGCGGCTGCCCGGGGTCCCGGTGAACGAGCTGACGCTGCGGGTGCCGGGGCGCACCCGGGTGCTGCTGGACGGCCGGCTGCTGCCGATCGCAGCCACCCCGGTCGCCGGCACCGAGTACGACTTCACCGAGCCCCGCGCGATCGGCGGCGCGGTGCTCGACGTGGCCTTCGGCGACATCGTCCGGGACGACGACGGCGGCTCGGCGGTGACCCTCGCCGCGCCGGACGGCTCGGCCGCCGTGCACGTCTGGGCGGACCGGGAATTCGGCTGGTGGCAGGTCTTCACCGGCGACACCCTCAGCGGGGAGCGGCACCGCCGTTCGGTCGCGGTGGAGCCGATGACCTGCCCGGCGGACGCGTTCCGCTCCGGCAAGGACGTGATCGTGCTGAAGCCCGGGCAGACCTGGCGGGGCGCCTGGGGCGTCCGGCCCGGCGTCTGA
- a CDS encoding MFS transporter — MTGVKEARPRGARRWAIDLRPLGVPAFRRVWLGNGVAMFGFQFTAVAVPVEMFALTGGSLWVGLLGVAGFLPLLIFGLWGGAVADARDRRRVLLAGGALLWVSTLALLVQALLRVGSPVLLLVLVAVQSIAFAITSPARSAILPRLVPVDLVPAASTLNFTTFTATSVFGPLTAGLIFATWRTDVGLPIAYAVDAVLFTVSLWATLRLPAMPAEPDPEGDGTPRKAGLASIVDGFRYLATTPVLLLSFAIDLIAMILAMPRALFPEVAQERFGGGAAVGWLYSAIAIGAMLGGLTSGWIGRLRRQGLTLVLAVVGWGVAIALAGLARQLWLVVLLLGLAGAADLVSSVLRQSMLLIYAPDRMRGRLQGVNTVVVAGGPRLGDLRAGGMAAGFGTGVAWVGGGLASAALAVLLVVAFPALLRYRAAAAASADRD, encoded by the coding sequence GTGACCGGGGTCAAGGAGGCCCGGCCGCGCGGGGCGCGCCGCTGGGCGATCGACCTGCGACCGCTGGGCGTGCCCGCGTTCCGGCGGGTGTGGCTCGGCAACGGCGTGGCGATGTTCGGCTTCCAGTTCACCGCGGTCGCCGTACCGGTGGAGATGTTCGCGCTGACCGGCGGCTCGCTCTGGGTCGGGCTGCTCGGCGTCGCCGGGTTCCTGCCGCTGCTGATCTTCGGGCTCTGGGGCGGGGCGGTCGCCGACGCCCGGGACCGGCGCCGGGTGCTGCTGGCCGGGGGCGCGCTGCTCTGGGTGTCGACGCTGGCGCTGCTGGTGCAGGCGCTGCTCCGGGTGGGCAGCCCGGTGCTGCTGCTCGTGCTGGTGGCGGTGCAGTCGATCGCGTTCGCGATCACGTCGCCGGCCCGCAGCGCGATCCTGCCCCGGCTGGTGCCGGTCGATCTGGTGCCGGCGGCGAGCACGCTCAACTTCACCACCTTCACCGCCACCTCGGTCTTCGGGCCGCTGACCGCCGGCCTGATCTTCGCCACCTGGCGGACCGACGTCGGACTGCCGATCGCGTACGCGGTGGACGCCGTGCTCTTCACCGTCTCGCTGTGGGCCACCCTGCGGCTGCCGGCAATGCCGGCGGAGCCGGACCCCGAGGGCGACGGGACGCCGCGCAAGGCGGGGCTGGCCAGCATCGTCGACGGCTTCCGCTACCTGGCCACGACTCCGGTGCTGCTGCTCTCGTTCGCGATCGACCTGATCGCGATGATCCTGGCCATGCCCCGGGCGCTCTTCCCCGAGGTGGCCCAGGAGCGCTTCGGCGGGGGTGCGGCGGTGGGCTGGCTCTACAGCGCCATCGCCATCGGCGCGATGCTGGGCGGCCTCACCTCCGGGTGGATCGGCCGGCTGCGCCGGCAGGGGCTGACGCTGGTGCTGGCCGTGGTCGGTTGGGGCGTCGCGATCGCCCTGGCGGGGCTGGCCCGCCAGCTCTGGCTGGTGGTGCTGCTGCTCGGGCTGGCCGGCGCGGCCGACCTGGTCAGCTCCGTGCTGCGGCAGTCGATGCTGCTGATCTACGCGCCGGACCGGATGCGCGGCCGGCTCCAGGGCGTGAACACGGTGGTCGTCGCCGGCGGCCCGCGCCTGGGCGACCTGCGGGCCGGGGGGATGGCCGCCGGCTTCGGCACCGGCGTCGCCTGGGTCGGCGGCGGCCTCGCCTCGGCCGCCCTCGCGGTCCTGCTGGTCGTGGCCTTCCCGGCCCTGCTCCGCTATCGGGCCGCCGCCGCGGCGAGCGCCGACCGGGACTGA
- the pdxH gene encoding pyridoxamine 5'-phosphate oxidase: MRNEYTADQGLSEADLAPDWPSQFDRWFADAVAFPLPEPNAMVVATADAAGRPSGRTVLLKGYDPEGFVFYTNYDSRKGAEAAANPWVSLVFPWFPMQRQVVVAGQVERVDRAETEAYFASRPRGSQLGAWASAQSRVISDRAALDEAYEAVAERFAEVERIPAPPHWGGLRVRPESVEFWQGRASRLHDRLRFRRTDGGAWVTERLAP, translated from the coding sequence ATGCGTAACGAGTACACCGCCGACCAGGGCCTTTCCGAGGCGGACCTGGCACCGGACTGGCCCAGCCAGTTCGACCGCTGGTTCGCCGACGCGGTGGCGTTCCCCCTTCCGGAGCCGAACGCGATGGTCGTCGCCACCGCCGACGCCGCGGGGCGTCCCAGCGGCCGGACGGTCCTGCTGAAGGGGTACGACCCGGAGGGCTTCGTCTTCTACACCAACTACGACTCGCGCAAGGGCGCCGAGGCGGCCGCCAACCCGTGGGTGAGCCTGGTCTTCCCCTGGTTCCCGATGCAGCGCCAGGTGGTCGTCGCCGGGCAGGTGGAACGGGTCGACCGGGCGGAGACCGAGGCGTACTTCGCCAGCCGGCCGCGCGGCTCCCAGCTGGGGGCCTGGGCGAGCGCCCAGTCCCGGGTGATCTCCGACCGCGCCGCGCTGGACGAGGCGTACGAGGCGGTGGCCGAGCGCTTCGCCGAGGTCGAGCGGATCCCGGCGCCACCGCACTGGGGCGGGCTGCGGGTCCGCCCCGAATCGGTGGAGTTCTGGCAGGGACGGGCCAGCCGGCTGCACGACCGGCTGCGGTTCCGGCGTACCGACGGCGGCGCCTGGGTCACCGAGCGGCTGGCGCCGTGA
- a CDS encoding citrate synthase 2 has protein sequence MSDFKPGLEGVVAFETEIAEPDREGGALRYRGVDIEDLIGQVSFGNVWALLVDGRFGPGLPPAEPFPVPVHSGDIRVDVQSAVAMLAPYWGLSQLLDISDEQAREDLARVSVTALSFVAQSARGLGLPAVPQKEIDKAETIVERFMKRWRGEPDPRHVKAVDAYFISAAEHGLNASTFTARIVASTGADAAACISSGIGALSGPLHGGAPSRVLSMLEAVERSGDAEGYVKGVLDRGERLMGFGHRVYRAEDPRARVLRRTAKELGAPRFEVAEALEKAALAELQARRPDRVLATNVEFWSAVVLDFAEVPAHMFTSMFTCARMGGWSAHILEQKKLQRLVRPSAKYVGPGSRKPSEVEGWSAIPHGV, from the coding sequence ATGTCCGATTTCAAACCGGGCCTGGAGGGCGTCGTAGCCTTCGAGACCGAGATCGCCGAACCGGACCGTGAGGGCGGCGCGCTGCGCTATCGCGGCGTCGACATCGAGGATCTGATCGGTCAGGTCTCCTTCGGCAACGTCTGGGCGCTGCTGGTCGACGGGCGTTTCGGCCCGGGCCTGCCGCCGGCCGAGCCGTTCCCCGTGCCGGTGCACTCCGGCGACATCCGGGTCGACGTGCAGTCCGCCGTCGCCATGCTCGCCCCGTACTGGGGGCTCAGCCAGCTGCTGGACATCTCCGACGAGCAGGCCCGCGAGGACCTCGCCCGGGTGTCGGTCACCGCGCTCTCCTTCGTCGCTCAGTCCGCCCGCGGCCTGGGCCTGCCGGCGGTGCCGCAGAAGGAGATCGACAAGGCGGAGACGATCGTCGAGCGGTTCATGAAGCGCTGGCGGGGTGAGCCCGACCCGCGGCACGTCAAGGCCGTCGACGCGTACTTCATCTCGGCCGCCGAGCACGGCCTGAACGCCTCCACGTTCACCGCCCGGATCGTCGCCTCCACCGGCGCCGACGCCGCGGCCTGCATCTCCTCCGGCATCGGCGCCCTCTCCGGCCCGCTGCACGGCGGTGCGCCGTCCCGGGTGCTCAGCATGCTGGAGGCCGTCGAGCGCAGCGGCGACGCCGAGGGGTACGTCAAGGGTGTCCTCGACCGGGGTGAGCGGCTGATGGGCTTCGGCCACCGGGTCTACCGGGCCGAGGACCCGCGCGCCCGGGTGCTGCGCCGCACCGCCAAGGAGCTCGGCGCGCCGCGCTTCGAGGTCGCCGAGGCGCTGGAGAAGGCCGCCCTGGCCGAGCTCCAGGCCCGCCGCCCGGACCGGGTGCTGGCCACCAACGTCGAGTTCTGGTCGGCCGTGGTGCTGGACTTCGCCGAGGTGCCGGCGCACATGTTCACCTCGATGTTCACCTGCGCCCGGATGGGCGGCTGGTCCGCGCACATCCTGGAGCAGAAGAAGCTCCAGCGGCTGGTCCGCCCGTCCGCGAAGTACGTCGGCCCGGGCAGCCGCAAGCCCAGCGAGGTCGAGGGCTGGAGCGCGATCCCGCACGGCGTCTGA
- the serC gene encoding phosphoserine transaminase produces MADAPTIRIPDDIKPADGRFGCGPSKVRPAAVSALADVATSYLGTSHRQKTVRDQVARLRRGIAEFFSLPEGYEVIIGNGGTTAFWEVATFGLVRDRAQFASFGEFGAKFAKSVADAPFLGEPTVRKSAPGTAPTLVAEAGVDVYATPHNETSTGVAVPISRVAGADPGSLLLVDATSGAGGLEVNVGETDVYYFAPQKCFGSDGGLWLALMSPAALERATEIKASGRYIPAFLDLVTAIDNSRLEQTYNTPALATIFLAAEQTDWMNSQGGLSWAAKRTAESAGIVYGWAERSEVATPFVADPALRSNVVATIDFADGVDAAAIAKALRANGIVDTEPYRKLGRNQLRVALFPAVEPADVEALTASIDYVVERL; encoded by the coding sequence GTGGCTGACGCACCGACCATCCGGATTCCCGACGACATCAAGCCCGCCGACGGCCGGTTCGGCTGCGGGCCGTCCAAGGTCCGTCCAGCGGCGGTCTCCGCACTCGCCGATGTGGCCACCAGCTACCTGGGCACCTCGCACCGGCAGAAGACCGTCCGCGACCAGGTGGCCCGGCTCCGCCGGGGCATCGCCGAGTTCTTCTCCCTCCCCGAGGGCTACGAGGTGATCATCGGCAACGGTGGCACCACCGCCTTCTGGGAGGTCGCCACCTTCGGCCTGGTCCGCGACCGGGCCCAGTTCGCCAGCTTCGGCGAGTTCGGCGCCAAGTTCGCCAAGTCGGTCGCCGACGCGCCGTTCCTCGGCGAGCCGACCGTCCGCAAGTCCGCGCCGGGCACCGCGCCGACCCTGGTCGCCGAGGCCGGCGTGGACGTCTACGCCACCCCGCACAACGAGACGTCCACCGGCGTCGCCGTGCCGATCAGCCGGGTGGCCGGCGCCGACCCCGGCTCGCTGCTGCTGGTCGACGCCACCTCGGGTGCGGGCGGCCTGGAGGTCAACGTCGGCGAGACCGACGTCTACTACTTCGCCCCGCAGAAGTGCTTCGGCTCGGACGGCGGCCTCTGGCTGGCCCTGATGTCGCCGGCCGCGCTGGAGCGGGCCACCGAGATCAAGGCGTCGGGCCGCTACATCCCGGCCTTCCTCGACCTGGTCACCGCGATCGACAACTCGCGGCTGGAGCAGACGTACAACACGCCCGCGCTGGCCACCATCTTCCTGGCGGCCGAGCAGACCGACTGGATGAACTCGCAGGGCGGCCTGTCCTGGGCGGCCAAGCGGACCGCCGAGAGCGCCGGCATCGTGTACGGCTGGGCCGAGCGTTCCGAGGTGGCCACGCCGTTCGTCGCCGACCCGGCGCTGCGCTCCAACGTGGTCGCCACCATCGACTTCGCCGACGGGGTGGACGCCGCGGCGATCGCCAAGGCGCTGCGGGCCAACGGCATCGTGGACACCGAGCCGTACCGGAAGCTGGGCCGCAACCAGCTCCGGGTCGCGCTCTTCCCGGCGGTCGAGCCGGCCGATGTGGAGGCGCTGACCGCCTCCATCGACTACGTGGTGGAGCGGCTCTAG
- the sepH gene encoding septation protein SepH: MRPVRFVALSEDGQAMVLADEVGRLLALPIDERIASALHAEPGAAPLAVAPTAADPRPSLSPRDIQAKIRSGESAEDVARIAGVPVDRVLRYAGPVLQERAMLAQHARRTRLKGAEKPTPLAEVVNGRLAQHGIDTEKISWDAYRRDDGTWRIIATWPSGKATAQAVWDLDKLRQNVTPHDDMAQYLCAERPTPILGQEPAPERGGHALPGPSRGEPSRGGHGLPSAGEHARPGRDPIRAGRDALLASLDRPLGSTSGRGLDPRSPAAQDAPRQRAVGGGAAALLGGGQGSAFDDDSDAPKEIPAVPSLAVLRPRRTGAAAAAGGAESTDASGKPRKRLPSWDDVLFGTGPAARESS, from the coding sequence ATGCGCCCAGTACGCTTCGTCGCCCTCTCCGAGGACGGCCAGGCTATGGTGCTCGCCGACGAGGTCGGGCGGCTGCTCGCCCTCCCCATCGACGAACGCATCGCCTCGGCGCTGCACGCCGAGCCCGGCGCGGCCCCCCTGGCGGTGGCGCCGACCGCCGCCGACCCGAGGCCGTCGCTCTCCCCGCGGGACATCCAGGCCAAGATCCGCTCCGGTGAGTCCGCCGAGGACGTCGCCCGGATCGCCGGCGTCCCGGTCGACCGGGTCCTGCGCTACGCCGGCCCGGTGCTCCAGGAGCGGGCCATGCTCGCCCAGCACGCCCGGCGCACCCGGCTCAAGGGCGCGGAGAAGCCGACCCCGCTGGCCGAGGTGGTCAACGGCCGGCTGGCCCAGCACGGGATCGACACCGAGAAGATCTCCTGGGACGCGTACCGGCGCGACGACGGCACCTGGCGCATCATCGCCACCTGGCCGTCCGGCAAGGCCACCGCGCAGGCGGTCTGGGATCTCGACAAGCTCCGGCAGAACGTCACCCCGCACGACGACATGGCGCAGTACCTCTGCGCCGAGCGCCCCACCCCGATCCTCGGCCAGGAGCCGGCGCCGGAGCGGGGCGGCCACGCGCTGCCCGGGCCGTCGCGCGGCGAGCCCAGCCGGGGCGGGCACGGCCTGCCGTCGGCGGGCGAACACGCCCGTCCCGGTCGGGACCCGATCCGGGCCGGGCGGGACGCGCTGCTCGCCTCGCTGGACCGGCCGCTCGGCTCGACCTCGGGGCGCGGGCTCGACCCGCGTTCGCCGGCCGCGCAGGACGCACCCCGCCAGCGGGCGGTCGGTGGCGGCGCGGCGGCCCTGCTCGGCGGCGGTCAGGGCTCGGCGTTCGACGACGACTCGGACGCGCCGAAGGAGATCCCGGCCGTACCGTCGCTGGCGGTGCTCCGACCGCGACGGACGGGCGCGGCGGCGGCCGCCGGCGGCGCCGAGTCGACGGATGCCAGCGGCAAGCCGCGCAAGCGGCTGCCGAGCTGGGACGACGTCCTGTTCGGCACCGGTCCCGCGGCCCGCGAGTCCTCCTGA
- a CDS encoding aldo/keto reductase, producing the protein MEYTNLGRTGLSVSRLCLGTMNFGPQTTEPDSFAIMDRALEHGINFFDTANVYGWQLGEGITEQIIGRWFAQGDGRRDKVVLATKVYGKMGDWPNDQGLSARHIIRACEESLRRLQTDTIDLYQMHHISRTTPWEEIWQAMETLVAQGKVIYVGSSNFAGWHIAQAQAAAGRRNFLGLVAEQCIYNLMTRYVELEVVPAAQHYGLGIIPWSPLHGGLLAGVLRKMAEGGAARGTSGRAADALAEHRPTVEAYEKLCADLGHDPADVALAWLLSRPGVTAPIIGPRTLDQLDGTLGALEVDLDDPTLKRLDELFPPVGNGGPGPEAWAW; encoded by the coding sequence ATGGAGTACACGAACCTGGGACGCACCGGTCTGTCGGTGAGCCGGCTCTGCCTCGGCACCATGAACTTCGGGCCGCAGACCACCGAGCCGGACAGCTTCGCCATCATGGACCGGGCGCTGGAACACGGAATCAACTTCTTCGACACCGCGAACGTCTACGGCTGGCAGCTCGGCGAGGGCATCACCGAGCAGATCATCGGCCGCTGGTTCGCCCAGGGCGACGGTCGCCGCGACAAGGTCGTCCTGGCCACCAAGGTCTACGGCAAGATGGGCGACTGGCCCAACGACCAGGGCCTGAGCGCCCGGCACATCATCCGGGCGTGCGAGGAGTCGCTGCGCCGGTTGCAGACCGACACCATCGACCTCTACCAGATGCATCACATCTCCCGGACCACGCCGTGGGAGGAGATCTGGCAGGCGATGGAGACCCTGGTCGCCCAGGGCAAGGTCATCTACGTCGGATCGTCCAACTTCGCCGGTTGGCACATCGCCCAGGCGCAGGCGGCGGCGGGCCGGCGCAACTTCCTCGGCCTCGTCGCCGAGCAGTGCATCTACAACCTGATGACCCGGTACGTCGAGCTGGAGGTGGTTCCCGCCGCCCAGCACTACGGGCTGGGCATCATCCCCTGGTCGCCGCTGCACGGCGGGCTGCTCGCCGGGGTGCTGCGGAAGATGGCCGAGGGCGGCGCGGCGCGCGGCACCAGCGGCCGCGCCGCCGACGCGCTCGCCGAGCACCGGCCCACCGTCGAGGCGTACGAGAAGCTCTGCGCCGACCTGGGCCACGACCCGGCCGACGTGGCGCTGGCCTGGCTGCTCTCCCGCCCCGGGGTGACCGCCCCGATCATCGGCCCACGCACCCTCGACCAGCTCGACGGCACCCTCGGCGCGCTCGAGGTCGACCTCGACGACCCGACCCTGAAGCGCCTGGACGAGCTCTTCCCGCCCGTCGGCAACGGCGGCCCCGGCCCGGAAGCCTGGGCCTGGTGA
- the thpR gene encoding RNA 2',3'-cyclic phosphodiesterase: MRLFVAVYPPRPAVDDLTAQVARLRVGAASAAGTNVRLADPGHAHLTLVFLGDVEDGRLVDVESTLGLAVETFRDGRDSSPRLRLGGGGSFGRGRFTVLWVDLRGDVEELATLARLLRFGLRRARLPHDEKPFRAHLTIARPGDRIDRADVLADRETMHDYLGPEWPASELVLVRSHPGPHPTYDRLAAWPI; the protein is encoded by the coding sequence GTGCGGCTCTTCGTCGCGGTCTATCCGCCCCGGCCGGCGGTCGACGACCTGACCGCCCAGGTGGCCCGGCTCCGGGTGGGCGCAGCCTCCGCCGCCGGCACCAACGTCCGGCTGGCCGACCCGGGCCACGCCCACCTCACCCTCGTCTTCCTCGGCGACGTCGAGGACGGGCGACTGGTGGACGTGGAGAGCACGCTCGGCCTGGCCGTCGAGACGTTCCGGGACGGACGGGACAGCTCGCCCCGGCTGCGCCTCGGCGGCGGGGGAAGCTTCGGGCGGGGCCGGTTCACCGTGCTCTGGGTGGACCTCCGAGGTGACGTCGAGGAGCTGGCGACGCTCGCCCGGCTGCTCCGGTTCGGACTGCGCCGGGCCCGGCTGCCGCACGACGAGAAGCCATTCCGGGCGCACCTGACCATCGCCCGCCCGGGCGACCGGATCGACCGCGCCGACGTGCTCGCCGACCGGGAGACCATGCACGACTACCTGGGGCCGGAGTGGCCGGCGAGCGAGCTCGTCCTGGTCCGCAGCCACCCCGGCCCGCACCCCACCTACGACCGCCTGGCCGCCTGGCCGATCTGA